CGTATCTCTCGGCGACAAGATTCGGCTGATGGACACTACGGTGATCGCTATGGATTGCAAAAAAGCCTCCCCATAGGGACGCGCTTGAATTGCGCGGCAAGCGGGCCAGCTGCCTGCTTGGACTTTCCCGGGTACCATAGACAAATCCCCGCCTCATGCCGACGCCCGCCCCGCCTTGCCGCGGAGCGGGCTTTCGCCTTGCCCAATCAGACCGCCTACTCGGCCTCCGCCTGGCCCAGGCTGACCAGCAGCGCATCGGCATTGACGATGTCGCCGACCTGGCAGTGCAGCTCGGCCACGATGCCGGCGCAGGGGGCGTACAGGCGGTTTTCCATCTTCATCGCCTCCACGATGGCCACCACCTGCTGGGCTTCCACCCGGCTGCCCGCCGCCAGCGGCAAGGCCACCACGGTGCCGGGCATCGGCGTGCGCACCTGCAGGCCGCCGCCAGCCTCCTGCTCGGCCTGTTCCGCCAGCTCGGCGCGCAGGGCGACGCGCTGGCCGCCGACGCTCAGCTCGACATCGTCGCCGCGCAGCAGCGCGTACCAGCGCCAGCCGTCCACCTCGCCCTGCCAATGCTCGCCGGCGCCGGACAGGCTGACGGCATGGCGCCGCCCGTCCACTTGCACCAGGGTCCGCTCCGCGTCGCGCTCCAGCAGCCAGGCCTGGCAGCGCTCGGCGCCGCCGCGATAGGCCATCCGGCCCAACGGCGCGTCCGGGTCCAGTGCGGCGCGGTCGTAGGCGCCGACGCCGCCCTGCCAGGGCGAGGCGGATTCGGCGCAGGCCAGCGCCAGGCGGATGGCGGCGGCGCAGGCCACGGCGCACGTGAGGCGATTGGCCTCCGGCGCCGCCGCCAGCTCGTCCACCAGATGGGTGTGCAGCTGGCCGGCCTGCACCCGCGGCTCGCGCAGCAGCCGCTGCAGAAAGCCCAGATTGCTGGTCAGGCCCAGGAGCTCGGTGTCGCGCAGGCCGGTCTGCAACTGCGCCAGCGCCGCGGCGCGGCCGGCGCCGTGCGCGATCAGCTTGGCCAGCATGGGGTCGTAGAAGGCAGGCACCGCGCCGCCGTGGTCGAAAGCGGCATCCACGCGCAGCTGCGCCGGCCAGCGCGCGTGCAGCGCGGTACCGGGCATGGGCGCGAATTCGCGCAGCGGGTCTTCGGCGTACACGCGGCATTCGATGGCGTGGCCGTCGGCGCAGATGTCGGCCTGGGCCAGCGGCAGGCCCTCGCCGGCGGCGATGCGCAGCTGCCATTCCACCAGGTCCTGGCCGGTGATGGCCTCGGTCACCGGATGCTCCACCTGCAGCCGGGTGTTCACTTCCAGGAAGTAGAAGCGGCCGTCCGGCGCCAGGATGAACTCGAAGGTGCCGGCGTTGCGGTAGCCTATCGCCTGGGCGCCGCGCACGGCGGCCGCCAGCAGGGCCTCGCGGGTGTCGGCCGGCAGGCCGCAGGCGGGCGCTTCCTCGACGATTTTCTGATGGCGGCGCTGCAGCGAGCACTCGCGTTCGAACAGGTGCACGGCCGCGCCGCGCCCGTCGCCGAAGATCTGCACTTCCAGGTGGCGCGGCTGGGAGACGTAGCGCTCCACCAGCAGCCGGCCATCGCCGAAGCTGGAGCGGCCGATGCGCACGGCGGCGTCCACCGCCTCGCGCAGTTCCGCCTCGCTCCACACCACCTGCATACCCTTGCCGCCGCCGCCGGCAGACGGCTTGAGTATCACCGGATAGCCGATCTCGGCGCAGGTCTCCAGGATCAAGCCGTAGGATTCGGTGGCCTCGGGCGAGCCGGGCAGCACCGGCACGCCGGCGGCCTCCATCAATTGCCGCGCGCGGGCCTTGTCGCCCATCTGGACGATGGTGTCCGCGTCCGGGCCGATGAAGACCAGGCCGGCCTCGGCCACCGCGCTGGCGAAGCCGGGGTTTTCCGACAGGAAGCCGTAGCCGGGGTGGATGGCCTCGCAGCCGCTGCGCAGCGCGGCGTCTATGATGGCCTGGCCGTTCAGATAGCTGGCGCTGGCCGGGGCCTCGCCTATCCATTCGCGCGCGACGGCGCCCCGCAGATGCTCGGCTCCGGCGTCGGCGCAGGAGTGGACGGCGACAAACTCTATGCCCAGCCGCTGGCAGCTGCGGGCGATGCGGCGGGCGATCTCGCCGCGGTTGGCGATCAAAATTCGTTTGAACATGGTCTACATCCTGAAGACGCCAAAGCGGGTTTCGCGGACCGGGGCGGCGGCGGCCAGCGCCAGACTGAGCGCCAGCCACTCGCGGGTTTGGGCGGGGTCGACGATGGCGTCCACCCACAGCCGGGAGGCGACGTACAGCGCCTGGCCCTGCCGTTCGTAGGCCTCG
This genomic window from Chromobacterium violaceum ATCC 12472 contains:
- a CDS encoding acetyl/propionyl/methylcrotonyl-CoA carboxylase subunit alpha, with product MFKRILIANRGEIARRIARSCQRLGIEFVAVHSCADAGAEHLRGAVAREWIGEAPASASYLNGQAIIDAALRSGCEAIHPGYGFLSENPGFASAVAEAGLVFIGPDADTIVQMGDKARARQLMEAAGVPVLPGSPEATESYGLILETCAEIGYPVILKPSAGGGGKGMQVVWSEAELREAVDAAVRIGRSSFGDGRLLVERYVSQPRHLEVQIFGDGRGAAVHLFERECSLQRRHQKIVEEAPACGLPADTREALLAAAVRGAQAIGYRNAGTFEFILAPDGRFYFLEVNTRLQVEHPVTEAITGQDLVEWQLRIAAGEGLPLAQADICADGHAIECRVYAEDPLREFAPMPGTALHARWPAQLRVDAAFDHGGAVPAFYDPMLAKLIAHGAGRAAALAQLQTGLRDTELLGLTSNLGFLQRLLREPRVQAGQLHTHLVDELAAAPEANRLTCAVACAAAIRLALACAESASPWQGGVGAYDRAALDPDAPLGRMAYRGGAERCQAWLLERDAERTLVQVDGRRHAVSLSGAGEHWQGEVDGWRWYALLRGDDVELSVGGQRVALRAELAEQAEQEAGGGLQVRTPMPGTVVALPLAAGSRVEAQQVVAIVEAMKMENRLYAPCAGIVAELHCQVGDIVNADALLVSLGQAEAE